Genomic DNA from Coffea arabica cultivar ET-39 chromosome 7e, Coffea Arabica ET-39 HiFi, whole genome shotgun sequence:
CCTATAAATGACTTATAATCTGGTAGACTTACCCCTATCCATGGCCATGTTCAccattcaaattttttattattaaaaaaaaaatcttacatGCCGCATGTTCCAGTTGGTTATACACGCAGGATGCACTGAACATCCATATGTATGTATACCAAAAAAATATACCTCTCGTAAGTGTAGGCTAACTtctacttatatatatatatatatatatatatatatatatatatatatatatatatatatatatatatatatatatatatatatatatatatatataattatataattatatatatagattAAAATACATAAATTAATGTATActtagggtccgtttgtttcgggtgaaaatgtttttcaggaaaatattttcctaatttctcgtgtttggttgcacaaaagttactgaaaacattttcctatgtaaaatattttcactcatcttatggaaaacaacttcccttccaaacttactgaagttgttttccgaaatgcatacATCCCgcttgtagtatgttccaaacttattgaaaacatcttgtagtatgttctttttttttttttttagtgtaaacaggaggactcgaacccaagacctctttcttacactccctcccccgtaccacccaaccctccccctagtatattcaaaataaaaaaaaacctcatcctgctcatcctatgctagtaattaattatgtataatagggacattcttttctagagaaactttcagcagtgaaagtgcaagatatatgtcacaataagcattgcatgtgattgatatttgacactaaatggccaacaatttgtttattgcttaaggagatattttttattcatatatacatttccccaagattttttaaagttaaacaatgagataaattttcttattttgcatgggaagaagtatgtagttataatgtgtagaaagtaaagatagagatagaagtgaaaatatttcaaaagttaaacaaacaccagaaaaatgaagtaagaaaatattttcaataagctaaccaaacacctgaaaatgatgaaagggaaatgattttcatgaaaaattacttccacggaaaatattttcccaagaaaaacattttactttcaaccaaacagacccttagtGCAATCATTTTTGCTTAGTAATTCCCTCATATGTCCTTTCCCTAATACTAGTTTTAGTGTTGTTTTTATTACTCTGAAAATAATTAGTAGTATATTTATTGACAAAGATGTACATTAAATGTGAGCACGGCAATGTAGGACAATCACAGAAGAAAAATGAACATTATTTTAGGATAGAAGGAATAACTATTTACTGCTTTAGTATTATAATAATTCCCTCAGTTCCATTTTAATAgtcttgtttttcatttttatctatCCCAAATTATAATTCactttctaattgaaaaatataattaatttttaatttctttaaatACTCTTATTCAACTTATTTTGTTATCAGTGAGCCTAACCTATCCTATTCAATAATTGCTCCAATCGGGTCTCAGACGGAATGGAAGATACAACAATCATGAAGATAAAATATTTCTTGATACATTTTTTAACAGGATACcgtatatattttataaaaaatagtTTCTACTGAGAACCATATACGTTTCTACTGAACGATATTATATATTCTTCAAAATTATGATTTTCCTATTTTTGTAGCCTGAGACCACCAAATAAGCGTGCCCGGCCCCAAAGAGGAATGGGGAGAGGTAGGGTTTGGTTTAGACCCATTATTATATACCTTTGAGGTTTATGTTAGCTAATTGCTGTCCTCCTAGACAGTAGTCCATCGTACAAACAATTCGTTTTGACAAGAGAATCACAGTTAAAAGTCCACCATATTTCTCAATTGGTAGGATAATTTGTCTGGTGAGTTTGTGCATGGACCTTTAGCAAATGTGACCTGGAGTTTTACGAAGAATTGTTACCTTATTATTGTCTGGGGCTTTGGGTGCCCGCAAACTTCTAATTGAGTTGGCATTGGCAAGGATAATGATGGTATTGATGAAAAAAATAGTTCGTGATATTAATATAATATGAACAGCAAGTATTATGAAACATTTACTGCTTTAGCATCTAGACTTGGCATCGTTTACTTGGAAACGCACTTCGGCCGAAAGTAGACAAAAGCTGACCCCTTTAGGCCCCAGGAAAGGGCCCCTAATGTATCCACAGGCCAGGCCAGGAAAATTAAGTGTCTTGCCGACGACATTTGACCATTTTCATATCATGAGAAAGTTGTAAACCTTGAACTAATGTTTATACAAATTTGATCTCAGAGTGAATAGAACATACTACAATAATGGAGATATCCTGCAGCAGCAGCACTAATTGCTTCGAGTTCGCTCTAGAATATCTTCGCCGCTTGGATGATACCGGCACAGGGTACATTTATCTTGTCTGGAATCTGAAGATCGGACTGAGACTATTACAAAGCTTTGATCGGTATCTGACACTGTGGAGGAGGGGGAACCATGAAACCTGTTTGGAACAAGATGAGGAGGAGAAGGATGTTACGTCTTCCAGAATTCAAGATCTGATTATCAAGAGAATGCAAGATCTTGAATTTGTTTGCAGCGAATGCTCGGATCATTCGACTCGTGTTGGAAGTGAGCTCATCATATTCCTGAAGGCAATCAAGTTGTTTTTCGAAACAGTTATCAACGAATCGTGCATCAACTATCTGCTGGACTGTTACTGGCTGCCAGATCCAGAGCTCGTTATTGATTTCATCGATTCTGTTTCCGAGATTCTGGAGGAAATTAAAGAATCCCATTTCAAACGCCTTGACGAGCGGCTAATGTTCTTGAAGAGTTTCATTCGCTTTGCTATGCTTCGCGGTGTCGAGGGTCAGCAATTGATAGGTCTCTTGATTCATACTGAAGAGGTGTCTATGAAGGCATTTCGCCTGGCTTCTATATCGTGGTCTGACTGTTTCAGATATATAGTGCGGCGTGACTGTTCCGGACATAATCCTCCTCCTGAAGTAAAACCTCAAATTTCACGGCTAATAAGTGAGAAGATTAATCCCACTGAGCCCCAAGTGCTAGAAACTTACATCCATGTCTTGACTGCTTCAAAGTTATCAATATCATCAGACACTTCAGCTCTGGAGAAGAGTAAGCAAACAGTAGCTGACTTTATGGATCGTCTCGTTCAGACTACTATGGAGCTACTGCAACCTTGTACTAGTACTCCAGTCCCGATTATGGATCAAATGCTCGAAATTGTTGAGGGGCTAAGACTCCTGACAATCCTTCTCAGGCATCAGGAGAAGTTCAAAGAGCTATGCCATGAAATGAAGAATCTTATTGGAGTTGTGGCCTGTGATGCAGCGGTtgtaattttctctctttttgtgaATCCAATCGAAGAAGGCTTGGCCAAGGAAACCGATCTTGCTCTTTTTCATTTGCTCAAAGTGCTCAAGCTTATGAGGGCAGAATTTACACAGGTCCATCCACTAACATCAGTATCGGGATTTGGTTTTCCTAGGATCTGTGAGTTGGGCTCTATGGATTTTCTCCTAAGAAATCTACAGGAACTAGCAAAGtctgatgaaattaatggttcGAATGCTTTTCCAGTGGATAAAATCCAGACTATCcaagaagattttgaatttttaagATCTTTTCTGGAGAAAATTAAGGAGCAACGCAATCAGAACGAAAAACTTCAAGCTTTCTGGAGTCATGTTATGGAGATTGCATATAAAGCAGAGTTAGTGATTGACTGGACACTTGTTGGTGATGGATGTGAATATTTTTTGGATGATGTTGCTAGAGAAATCAATGTTATGAAGATTGAGGCTCAAGAGATCTATGACAGCATAAGCTATGTTGGTGAAACCATCAAGGGAGTTACCAAGACTTTCACTCGCGTTCCATCACAAGTTGCTGTCGCCGCGTACAATGAAGAGCTGGTGCCTCTCGACGACGAGGTGAAAACTATCACTGATGGTCTTACAAGAGAAGGATCAAGGCAGTTGGATGTGGTTCCCATCGTGGGTATGCCTGGTCTTGGTAAGACCACATTAGCCAATATAGTTTACAATTCTCCATCAGTAATGTTGCATTTCAATATTCGTGCTTGGTGCACTGTTTCTCAATCATATAGCATGCACAACATGTTAGTTCAGATATTGGGTGGTATTGAATCTGGGAAACTTGAACAATATCAAAAGATGGATGAACATGATTTGGCTGTAAAGCTAAAACAAGTTTTGTTGAGAAATAAGTAtctcttggttttggatgatTTATGGGACGCTAAGGCTTGGAATTTGTTGGAGAGATCATTGCCCGATGACGCCAATGGAAGCAGGATTCTCATCACGAGCAGATTGCAGAATTTGTCTCTGCAATTCAAACCTGATAGCAAGGTTCACCATCTCCGCCGCCTTACCGACGAAGAGAGTTGGAATTTGCTACAGAAAAAGCTATTTGGCAAAAAAGGTTGTCCTCCAAGATTAAGTGGAGTTGCTTCTCAAATAGCAAAATCTTGTAGGGGCTTACCTCTCACAGTTGTCCTTGTTGCTGGAATTCTTGCTAATACTGCAGAAGACTGCTGGAAAGAAGTTACAAAGAGTCTAACTTCTAGTATTGTTCTTGATGATGAATACTGCATGAAGACACTTGAGCTGAGTTACACTCATTTACCGGATGATTTGAAGCCGTGCATTCTTTACTTTGGTGCATTTCAAGAAGACAAAAATGTTCCCGTCCGAAGGTTGTTTTGGCTCTGGATCTCTGAAGGATTTGTACGAAAGACCGAAGGAATGAGATTAGAGGATGTGGCAGATGACTACTTGAAGGATCTGGTTGATAGAAGTTTAGTTATAGTTTCCGAACAAAGAATTAAGGGTGGTGCCAAAGCCTGCCGAGTTCATGATTTGGTACATGAGTTTTGTGTGAAAAAAGCCCAAGAAGAAAACTTTCTACATATTTTGCATAGTCAGAATGATTGTTTTATTCTTACTAGCCCAAGCAACCCCCTTCGAGTTTGTGATCGAAGTGCTAGGAATTTGATGATTCGGGAGTCAATGCTAGAATTTCCCAATGCCCGCAGTTTGTTATGGTTTAAGGAGGATGATTTGGGGTTTTGGTTACCTAAACTTCTAAGAGTGTTGGATTTGGGGAAATTGGTGTTTGTTGAATGTTTTCCGATGGAAGTACTTCTGTTTGCTCACTTGAGATACTTGGCTCTTCGTCTTTACTTGATAGATTCTATCCCAGCTGCAATAGCAGACCTCTCAAGGTTACAAACTTTTCTGGTACGAGGAGAAAATGTCTCTGATTTATTGTTACCCAAGACTATCTGGAACATGAAGACATTGAGGCATCTATG
This window encodes:
- the LOC113700732 gene encoding putative late blight resistance protein homolog R1A-3, with the protein product MEISCSSSTNCFEFALEYLRRLDDTGTGYIYLVWNLKIGLRLLQSFDRYLTLWRRGNHETCLEQDEEEKDVTSSRIQDLIIKRMQDLEFVCSECSDHSTRVGSELIIFLKAIKLFFETVINESCINYLLDCYWLPDPELVIDFIDSVSEILEEIKESHFKRLDERLMFLKSFIRFAMLRGVEGQQLIGLLIHTEEVSMKAFRLASISWSDCFRYIVRRDCSGHNPPPEVKPQISRLISEKINPTEPQVLETYIHVLTASKLSISSDTSALEKSKQTVADFMDRLVQTTMELLQPCTSTPVPIMDQMLEIVEGLRLLTILLRHQEKFKELCHEMKNLIGVVACDAAVVIFSLFVNPIEEGLAKETDLALFHLLKVLKLMRAEFTQVHPLTSVSGFGFPRICELGSMDFLLRNLQELAKSDEINGSNAFPVDKIQTIQEDFEFLRSFLEKIKEQRNQNEKLQAFWSHVMEIAYKAELVIDWTLVGDGCEYFLDDVAREINVMKIEAQEIYDSISYVGETIKGVTKTFTRVPSQVAVAAYNEELVPLDDEVKTITDGLTREGSRQLDVVPIVGMPGLGKTTLANIVYNSPSVMLHFNIRAWCTVSQSYSMHNMLVQILGGIESGKLEQYQKMDEHDLAVKLKQVLLRNKYLLVLDDLWDAKAWNLLERSLPDDANGSRILITSRLQNLSLQFKPDSKVHHLRRLTDEESWNLLQKKLFGKKGCPPRLSGVASQIAKSCRGLPLTVVLVAGILANTAEDCWKEVTKSLTSSIVLDDEYCMKTLELSYTHLPDDLKPCILYFGAFQEDKNVPVRRLFWLWISEGFVRKTEGMRLEDVADDYLKDLVDRSLVIVSEQRIKGGAKACRVHDLVHEFCVKKAQEENFLHILHSQNDCFILTSPSNPLRVCDRSARNLMIRESMLEFPNARSLLWFKEDDLGFWLPKLLRVLDLGKLVFVECFPMEVLLFAHLRYLALRLYLIDSIPAAIADLSRLQTFLVRGENVSDLLLPKTIWNMKTLRHLWTTNPEVGFIFPVENLEVSSGLDRLDSLSLAIDPSSQSLQKILTKLPNIRRLRCKKTASREEPTRVGDGILMFDCLNQLESLTLRYFDRYRFKFPLNLKKLTLRITKQPWSEISTIGKLLKLEVLKLCHNSFVGEAWEMKEEEFPKLRVLKLSRLCGFCSWTSSSDNFPRLEKLIVHNCWMLEEVPSCLGQCPTLEMIEVSGCRESVVNSVKQIQQEQIDMGNEILKILIEDCIDTWSSSEDEEGW